One window of the Anopheles cruzii chromosome 2, idAnoCruzAS_RS32_06, whole genome shotgun sequence genome contains the following:
- the LOC128267390 gene encoding zinc finger protein rotund, with translation MGRTAKGNTDEQEIGEARNFGLPDMLYDVAARVATTRVGQFAYKRVDNLLWTVEKTARWSLPQSFPAEVGLAATRASAPGGDDEDLKASNISGPPLVRPLPWLLFLPALILLRMIRTTLSVATLAIGRGPVLPSAMVGFLQNKRRKLRALKYRGQRLQRIRKVEREGGQQRATWFERFRTLEPLRMLLCSSRPYVDANSDVAHAIVFRKDRPTHRPKRTAAKKRSLNQREADSDGETGSDHDSCEDANCQELLEKYAHVADDSSFNVEDVTSASDTTDSCASDVEPSPKKNNVETGPAAEQHQQNGGQHKGHSNSKSDLESPVAKADEPSKVPPSKSMDAANRSKSATGLENSSATAATSSDAKLTSSSSTPSKSIPNLSSSPENNENKPLNQNVPGKASSSSSPQSGRKIVAVAPATKQSPSAAQADGSRSSSVQQQQHKPARSQPVATTTQQQQHQQHQLPQQQPSQQYFSNGGKNRPKKPTNHSVA, from the exons ATGGGACGGACGGCGAAAGGCAACACAGACGAACAG GAGATTGGCGAGGCGCGAAATTTCGGCCTACCGGACATGCTGTACGATGTGGCGGCCCGGGTAGCGACGACGCGCGTTGGACAGTTCGCGTACAAGCGCGTGGACAATCTGCTGTGGACGGTCGAGAAAACGGCCCGCTGGTCACTGCCGCAATCGTTTCCGGCGGAGGTGGGATTGGCCGCCACGAGGGCGTCggcccccggcggcgacgatgaagACCTGAAGGCCAGCAACATCTCGGGCCCACCGCTCGTACGGCCACTACCGTGGTTGCTCTTTCTCCCGGCGCTAATCCTGTTGCGCATGATCCGCACGACGCTGTCCGTAGCCACGCTGGCGATCGGCCGTGGCCCGGTGCTTCCTTCGGCGATGGTTGGCTTCCTGCAGAACAAGCGCCGCAAACTACGTGCCCTCAAGTACCGAGGGCAGCGGCTTCAGCGTATCCGAAAGGTTGAACGAGAAGGCGGCCAGCAGCGGGCCACGTGGTTCGAGCGATTTCGCACACTCGAACCGCTCCGAATGCTGCTCTGCTCCTCGCGACCGTACGTGGATGCCAACTCAGACGTGGCGCACGCCATCGTGTTCCGGAAGGATCGACCGACTCACCGACCGAAACGCACCGCCGCAAAGAAGCGCAGCCTGAACCAGCGGGAGGCGGACAGCGACGGAGAAACCGGCAGCGATCACGATTCCTGCGAGGATGCAAACTGCCAGGAGTTGCTGGAAAAGTACGCTCACGTGGCCGACGATTCCAGTTTCAAC GTTGAGGATGTGACGTCGGCCTCCGATACCACGGACAGCTGCGCTTCCGACGTTGAGCCATCGCCGAAGAAAAATAACGTCGAAACAGGACCTGCGGCCGAACAGCACCAACAAAATGGCGGACAACACAAgggccacagcaacagcaagagCGACCTCGAATCGCCAGTGGCAAAGGCCGACGAGCCGAGTAAAGTGCCACCGTCCAAGAGTATGGACGCCGCCAACCGCTCCAAATCAGCGACTGGCTTGG AAAACTCATCCGCTACGGCGGCCACGTCGAGCGATGCCAAGCTGACCAGCTCCTCCTCGACGCCCTCGAAAAGCATTCCGAATCTGTCCAGCTCGCcggaaaacaacgaaaataaacCGCTTAACCAGAACGTTCCGGGAAaagcgtcatcatcatcgtcgccccAGTCCGGCCGCAAGATAGTAGCTGTGGCTCCGGCAACCAAGCAGTCCCCGAGCGCCGCACAGGCTGATGGTAGTCGAAGCAGCagcgttcagcagcagcagcataagccAGCCAGATCACAGCCGGTAGCCACaacaacgcagcagcagcagcaccagcaacaccagctgccgcaacagcaaccatcGCAACAATATTTTAGTAATGGCGGCAAAAATCGGCCCAAAAAGCCCACGAACCACTCGGTCGCGTAG
- the LOC128277990 gene encoding uncharacterized protein LOC128277990 has protein sequence MVLNQTGAFEMNSGFQTVGVGASARKALLSALQDKRLVIGLGSAIRSLAKEPDQFTFCFLAPAHHDDSGAHLQEVLLEAFCLEHDIYIIRVDSAYKLSRLVQSSMETSCALVRKLSTRMIRRMTSAYRRSESILVEHCELYLDEPHKPVIKLPEK, from the exons ATGGTCCTGAATCAAACCGGTGCGTTTGAAATGAATTCCGGATTTCAAACGGTAGGCGTTGGGGCGAGTGCAAGGAAAGCGCTGCTGAGTGCACTTCAAGATAAACGACTGGTGATAGGGTTGGGAAGTGCAATTCGCAGCCTAGCAAAGGAACCGGATCAGTTTACGTTCTGTTTTCTGGCGCCAGCCCATCACGACGACAGTGGCGCACATCTGCAGGAAGTGCTCCTGGAGGCGTTTTGCCTAGAGCATGATATCTACATTATACGG GTCGATAGCGCTTACAAACTCAGCCGACTAGTACAATCTTCGATGGAAACTTCGTGCGCTTTGGTACGGAAATTATCGACGCGAATGATCCGCCGAATGACGAGTGCTTACCGACGTTCCGAAAGCATTCTGGTCGAGCACTGTGAGCTGTACTTGGATGAGCCTCATAAGCCCGTTATTAAATTGCCCGAAAAGTGA
- the LOC128279156 gene encoding protein prickle-like has protein sequence MTTATAPKPATEQRVVSGNGTGGTAAAAAITKQWWKVCFLYGNQDKYYRQIYGKAASERLAAASAKQSVASATPPALRHHADADFQFHNSAPVVKSASSRSSVAMPSVATAAAPVEERVPSRAPPNHSGILRKRVTVLDESFLLGMPTSPDQQSVDEQRSDSGINVDARQPSPPVEHLRAGMRRTFHLSSEELQMLNFDQQQPASLDLADHPVGLPRCAAPVSSFFNGNGIIPSRQQHIRTTGHPSSSALSPAAAAVARGSGANGMLLGGVPPSTAAILVPNNNDVSSLLTSVQMYPYQKANPAVQQHHQQQQQQHQQSSLEHPYYQYDGCRSPMRSPQSPPNLHSAKPLPHLPSIQQAAQPFQYPSAQQQPGGGPSIQQQQHHHQQPAMGPMGLPAAAGGSGGDCFMLPPLQTDGLPASASTSCGPTNTNTARHFYPHHQQQHPQSYPSIVASHQPYGSLPSSGTALVGPPLPHHHHAPSSYPIGGPSSLHAAHLQLDAAGPTRGGNGAAAVGPVAAGPAAGVGQGPVAGGMVAGGHNYSQSDDDSGCALEEYTWVPPGLRPDQVHLYFSAIPEDKVPYVNSIGERHRVRQLLQQLPPHDNEVRYCHSLTDEERKELKLFSAQRKREALGRGTVKQLSTTLICERCGECASSGDMMVFASRFEPNTCWHPACFACCVCKELLVDLIYFHREGRLYCGRHHAETLKPRCSACDEIILADECTEAEGRAWHIKHFACFECDKQLGGQRYIMRDGKPYCLHCFDAMFAEYCDFCSEPIGVDQGQMSHDGQHWHATEQCFACTTCRCSLLGRPFLPRRGEIYCSIACSKGEPPTPSEGSLQAATTMLHCNSDGNVRHHRSMLANVGGTEHKRIMDSNDEHSRTYSPGMPKSHDSLKSPEGDGGKSPQTEHSGSASGEHNFDDNGNDEMTVSCYTAATTATSTSAATGNTSTTLATLTTNTHESCGAMEDEVQNHPGDVDRHQRVTGNSNRNRIPQCSPELNRLLQKDRCRQPFDLTDVGLCLEQHWHTERVGSDMVARTATDSTVGGTSHASSIVTAAGPILTSSMPELTRCMHVSSPSFSDANSPLPTEKSHAVCIEDVDEQNQNASDASHSIVELPTPPPIVIKKEVRFEGDFQDSLPRTKSHCQRGGQRSRTSKSSKRRSDYDRSDSTTGSSSRRHHNQHDQPKQSQHDRHERHGGSSSRRSPRRRRTAADAHRHRRSYGSDDDEPAEDETDHVRYNHYRDGPQQRQSVADSDTHSICSTCSSSSSSADDDVYELPARRTSYGGTRIHYMPNNSLACARKRKQLQMATGVGSQHYEKDNKNCIIS, from the exons ATGACCACCGCCACGGCGCCGAAACCTGCCACCGAGCAACGGGTGGTCAGTggcaacggcaccggcggcacggcggcggccgcagccaTCACGAAGCAGTGGTGGAAGGTGTGCTTCCTGTACGGCAACCAGGACAAGTACTACCGCCAGATCTACGGGAAGGCCGCCTCGGAGCGGTTGGCCGCCGCGAGCGCCAAACAGTCGGTGGCCTCCGCCACTCCGCCGGCCCTCCGCCACCACGCGGACGCGGACTTCCAGTTCCACAACAGTGCGCCGGTCGTCAAATCGGCTTCCTCACGCTCGAGCGTGGCCATGCCGTCGGTCgcgactgctgctgcgccggtGGAGGAACGCGTCCCGTCTCGTGCACCACCGAACCACTCGGGAATCCTGCGGAAGCGGGTGACGGTGTTGGACGAGTCGTTTCTACTGGGCATGCCGACCAGCCCGGACCAGCAGTCGGTGGACGAGCAGCGCTCGGACAGTGGCATCAACGTGGACGCCCGGCAACCGTCGCCTCCGGTCGAGCATCTACGGGCCGGCATGCGCCGGACATTCCATCTGAGCAGCGAAGAGCTGCAGATGCTCAACTTTGACCAGCAACAACCAGCGTCGTTGGATCTGGCGGACCATCCGGTTGGGCTGCCACGATGTGCCGCCCCGGTCAGCTCGTTCttcaacggcaacggcatcaTCCCGAGCCGTCAGCAACACATTAGGACCACCGGCCATCCATCATCGTCAGCGttgtcgccggcggcggcagcggtggcccgAGGTTCCGGCGCCAATGGAATGTTGTTGGGTGGAGTTCCTCCATCAACGGCAGCAATACTCGTACCAAACAACAATGA CGTGTCATCGTTGCTCACATCAGTACAAATGTATCCATACCAAAAAGCGAATCCCGCGGttcagcaacatcatcaacagcagcagcagcagcatcagcaatcATCGCTAGAGCATCCCTACTATCAGTATGACGGTTGCCGGAGTCCGATGCGTAGCCCGCAGTCGCCACCCAACCTGCACAGCGCCAAACCGCTGCCGCACCTGCCCAGCATCCAGCAGGCAGCTCAGCCGTTTCAATATCCGTcggcacagcagcaaccgggcgGAGGCcccagcatccagcagcagcagcaccatcatcagcaaccgGCTATGGGGCCGATGGGCCTCCCAGCAGCCGCTGGAGGAAGCGGCGGGGATtgctttatgctgccgccgttgcAGACCGATGGCTTACCGGCATCGGCGTCCACTTCCTGCGGCCCCACCAACACGAACACGGCGCGCCATTTCTATccccaccatcagcagcagcatccgcagTCTTATCCGTCGATCGTAGCGTCCCACCAACCGTACGGTTCGCTTCCCTCGTCTGGAACGGCTCTAGTGGGACCGCCGttgccacaccaccaccacgcaccgtCGTCCTACCCGATCGGTGGTCCCTCGTCGCTGCACGCGGCGCACTTGCAGCTCGACGCGGCCGGACCAACGCGAGGCGGCAACGGGGCAGCCGCGGTGGGCCCGGTAGCGGCCGGACCGGCAGCAGGCGTCGGTCAGGGGCCGGTAGCCGGTGGCATGGTAGCGGGAGGTCATAACTACTCGCAGTCGGATGATGATAGTGGCTGCGCGCTCGAAGAGTACACCTGGGTGCCGCCAGGACTGCGCCCGGATCAG GTGCACCTGTACTTCTCGGCCATCCCGGAGGACAAGGTGCCGTACGTGAACAGCATCGGTGAGAGACACCGGGTACGACAGCTGCTCCAACAACTTCCGCCGCACGATAATGAG GTCCGCTACTGCCACTCCCTGACGGATGAAGAAAGGAAAGAACTGAAGCTCTTTTCGGCGCAACGCAAACGGGAAGCACTGGGCCGTGGCACCGTGAAACAACTATCGACGACGCTGATATGTGAACGC TGCGGTGAGTGTGCGTCGTCAGGCGACATGATGGTGTTTGCTTCGCGATTTGAGCCCAACACGTGCTGGCACCCGGCCTGCTTCGCCTGCTGCGTCTGCAAGGAGCTGTTGGTCGATCTGATCTACTTCCACCGCGAAGGGCGTCTGTATTGTGGTCGGCACCATGCCGAAACACTCAAACCACGGTGTTCAGCTTGCGATGAG ATTATCCTGGCCGACGAGTGCACGGAAGCGGAGGGGCGTGCGTGGCATATCAAACATTTCGCCTGCTTCGAGTGTGACAAGCAGTTGGGCGGACAAAG ATACATCATGAGAGATGGAAAGCCATACTGTTTGCACTGTTTTGACGCCATGTTTGCCGAGTACTGTGACTTCTGTAGCGAGCCAATCGGTGTGGATCAAGGGCAGATGAGCCACGATGGGCAGCATTGGCACGCGACGGAGCAATGCTTTGCCTGCACCACGTGTCGCTGCTCATTGCTGGGTCGGCCATTCTTACCACGGCGTGGCGAAATCTACTGCTCCATAGCGTGTAGTAAAGGGGAGCCTCCGACACCATCGGAAGGCTCTTTGCAGGCAGCCACAACGATGCTACACTGCAATTCGGACGGAAATGTTCGTCACCACCGGTCCATGCTGGCAAACGTCGGTGGAACGGAGCATAAACGCATAATGGATAGCAACGACGAGCACTCGAGAACGTACTCTCCCGGTATGCCAAAATCACACGATTCGCTTAAAAGTCCCGAGGGTGACGGTGGCAAATCGCCGCAAACTGAACACTCGGGGTCGGCGAGCGGTGAGCACAACTTTGACGATAATGGTAACGACGAGATGACGGTGTCCTGCTACACGGCAGCCACTACGGCCACATCAACGTCGGCAGCTACAGGAAACACTAGCACAACGTTAGCCACCCTTACGACAAACACTCACGAGTCGTGCGGGGCCATGGAAGACGAAGTACAAAACCACCCGGGGGACGTGGATCGTCACCAGCGTGTGACGGGAAACTCGAACCGGAATCGCATCCCACAGTGTTCTCCCGAGTTGAACAGATTGCTGCAAAAAGATCGATGCCGGCAGCCGTTCGATCTTACCGATGTTGGGTTATGTCTCGAGCAGCACTGGCACACGGAGCGTGTGGGTAGCGACATGGTGGCGAGAACTGCAACCGACAGTACCGTCGGTGGAACATCGCACGCTAGTAGCATTGTCACGGCTGCCGGTCCGATCCTAACATCCTCAATGCCGGAACTGACCCGCTGCATGCACGTTTCGTCGCCCAGCTTCAGCGATGCCAACAGCCCGCTGCCAACAGAAAAAAGCCACGCGGTGTGCATAgaagatgtcgatgaacagAACCAAAACGCCTCGGATGCTTCCCATTCGATCGTGGAGCTTCCGACCCCGCCACCCATAG TAATTAAAAAAGAGGTACGATTCGAAGGGGACTTCCAAGACTCGCTACCACGAACAAAGAGCCACTGTCAGCGTGGAGGGCAGCGAAGTCGGACGTCAAAGTCATCCAAACGTAGGTCGGATTACGATCGGAGCGATAGCACAACGGGATCATCGTCCAGGCGCCATCACAATCAGCACGATCAACCGAAACAGTCGCAACACGATCGTCACGAACGCCACGGTGGCTCCTCCTCGCGACGCTCACCCAGGCGACGCCGTACTGCGGCCGATGCCCATCGTCATCGGAGAAGCTACggttcggacgacgacgaaccagcgGAAGACGAAACTGACCACGTGCGATACAATCACTACCGAGATGGGCCACAGCAACGGCAATCGGTCGCGGATTCAGATACTCACAGCATTTGCTCCACATGTTCCTCCAGCTCTTCCAgcgcggatgatgatgtgtaTGAATTGCCGGCACGGCGCACTTCCTACGGAGGTACACGGATTCACTACATGCCAAACAACTCACTGGCTTGCGCACGCAAGCGCAAGCAACTTCAAATGGCGACCGGTGTCGGTAGCCAGCACTATGAGAAGGACAATAAGAATTGTATCATATCGTAA